One region of Nothobranchius furzeri strain GRZ-AD chromosome 16, NfurGRZ-RIMD1, whole genome shotgun sequence genomic DNA includes:
- the med24 gene encoding mediator of RNA polymerase II transcription subunit 24 isoform X4 codes for MVFLRMKVVNLKQAILQAWKERWSDHQWAINIKKNFPKGQTWDYLNFAEALMEQAMIGPSPNPLILSYLRYAISSQMVSYSSVLTAISKFDGFSRELCVMSLLEIMDMFCHRLNCHGKAEDCIGLCRALLGVLVWLLQGCAFYCEKLRELGPSPSIEAALKACQERLHHLMSSTKIRALVHIARLEDQGSWGNAEQAVLKVSDGLVNVPNQTLRAKLEESLSLVKSIPLMLSVQSDPPVRASFPSVHAFIMLEGTMNLTGEIQPMVEQLMMIKRMQRIPAPLFILEIWKACFTGLIESPEGTEELKWTAFTFLKIPQVLLRLKKYPQSDKGQDFVEDVNAAFQFLLKLTPLLDKADQRCNCDCLSMLLQECNKLGLLSDPNTENLTSKRTEDREFSPRLKTAENANIQPNPGLILRAEPTVTNILKTVDADHSKSPEGLLGVLGHMLSGKSLDLLLAAAAATGKLKSFARKFIKLNEFPKHISGEGSKSASVRALLFDISFLMLCHVVQTYGSEVILSDPSPSGETPFFETWLQTCMPEEGKTLNPDHPCFRPEPGKVESLVTLLNNSSEMKLVQVKWHEICLSTPAAILEVLNAWENGVLSVEAVQKITDNIKGKVCSMAICAVAWLVAHVRMLGRDEREKPQTMIRQLVTPNFAENTLQFYNERVIIMSSIMEHMCADVFQQTGAVLRAPVEGQEPIPYRNLLPAKEPIHKALSKQFQVVLRKGWVDSRALHLFESLLNMGGVFWFTNNLIKELLKETRQEWATRVVELLYSIFCLDTHQITLTLLGTILPNLLTDSAHWHSLSDPPGKALAKLSVWCALSSFSSHHKGPLSARQRKRQREDIEDYNSLFPLDDTQPSKLMRLLSSNEDEPAALSSPGDRSMSSSLSASQLHTVNMRDPLNRVLANLFLLVSSILGSKMAGPHTQFVQSFLEECVDCLEQGSRGSILQFMPFTMVSELVKLPALAKPRIILAITDLTLPLGRRVAAKAISAL; via the exons ATGGTTTTCCTTAG GATGAAGGTGGTGAATTTGAAACAAGCCATTTTGCAGGCGTGGAAGGAACGATGGAGTGATCACCAGTGGGCCatcaacattaaaaaaaacttcccAAAGGGCCAAACATGGGACTACCTTAATTTTGCTG AGGCACTGATGGAGCAGGCGATGATCGGTCCCTCTCCCAACCCGCTGATTCTGTCTTACCTTAGATATGCTATAAGCTCACAG ATGGTGTCCTATTCCAGCGTACTAACAGCCATCAGCAAG TTTGATGGCTTTTCTCGGGAGCTGTGTGTCATGTCATTGTTGGAGATAATGGACATGTTCTGCCATCGTCTCAA cTGTCACGGAAAAGCAGAGGACTGCATCGGGCTGTGCCGGGCCCTGCTGGGGGTGCTCGTGTGGCTGCTGCAGGGCTGTGCGTTTTACTGCGAGAAGTTAAGAGAGCTGGGCCCGTCTCCCAGCATCGAGGCCGCTCTCAAAGCCTGCCAGGAGAGGCTCCACCACCTGATGAGCAGCACTAAGATCAGAGCTCTGGTCCACATTGCCCGACTGGAGGACCAAG GTTCCTGGGGTAACGCTGAACAAGCAGTGCTCAAGGTGTCTGACGGCCTTGTTAACGTGCCAAACCAAACACTCAGAGCTAAACTAGAGGAAAGCTTGTCTCTAGTTAAAAG CATCCCGCTGATGCTCTCGGTACAAAGTGACCCGCCAGTCCGTGCCTCTTTCCCATCAGTTCATGCTTTCATCATGCTGGAGGGGACCATGAATCTAACGGGGGAGATCCAGCCCATGGTGGAGCAGCTAATGATGATCAAAAGAATGCAG CGAATCCCTGCTCCTCTTTTTATCTTGGAGATATGGAAGGCGTGTTTCACCGGACTCATCGAGTCACCAGAGGGCACAGAAGAGCTGAAATGGACTGCCTTTACTTTCCTCAAA ATCCCACAAGTTCTGCTCAGACTAAAGAAGTATCCTCAGAGTGATAAAGGACAG GATTTTGTTGAGGACGTGAACGCTGCGTTTCAGTTTTTACTTAAACTCACCCCGCTGTTGGACAAAGCAGATCAGAGATGCAA CTGTGACTGCCTCAGCATGCTTCTGCAGGAGTGCAACAAGCTGGGGCTGCTGTCAGACCCAAACACGGAGAACCTCACATCCAAACG CACCGAGGACAGAGAGTTCTCCCCAAGGCTAAAAACAGCAGAAAATGCAAACATCCAACCGAACCCAGGCCTTATCCTGAGAGCTGAGCCCACTGTCACCAATATTCTGAAG ACGGTAGATGCAGACCACTCAAAGTCACCCGAGGGTCTTCTAGGTGTTCTTGGACACATGCTGTCAGGGAAGAGCCTGGATCTGCTTCTGGCAGCGGCGGCGGCCACTGGAAAACTCAAATCGTTTGCCAGGAAATTCATCAA GCTCAATGAGTTTCCAAAGCACATCAGTGGAGAAGGAT CTAAGTCTGCTTCTGTACGAGCCCTGCTTTTTGATATTTCATTCCTCATGCTCTGCCATGTTGTGCAGACATATGGGTCTGAG GTGATCTTGTCAGACCCCAGTCCCTCAGGAGAGACACCCTTTTTTGAAACGTGGCTGCAGACGTGCATGCCTGAAGAGGGCAAGACGCTGAACCCGGACCATCCCTGCTTCAGGCCTGAGCCTGGAAAAGTGGAGAGCCTGGTGACCCTGTTGAACAACTCCTCAGAGATGAAACTAGT TCAAGTGAAGTGGCATGAAATCTGCCTCAGCACTCCGGCAGCTATCCTGGAAGTTCTGAATGCGTGGGAGAATGGCGTCCTCTCTGTGGAGGCTGTGCAG AAGATCACAGACAACATCAAGGGGAAGGTGTGCAGCATGGCCATCTGCGCAGTGGCCTGGCTGGTGGCCCACGTACGGATGCTGGGGAGGGACGAGAGAGAGAAACCTCAGACGATGATCCGACAGCTCGTGACTCCAAATTTTGCGGAAAACACCCTGCAGTTTTATAACGAGCG TGTGATCATAATGAGTTCCATCATGGAGCACATGTGCGCCGATGTTTTCCAACAAACGGGTGCCGTCCTGCGGGCCCCGGTCGAGGGCCAGGAGCCAATCCCCTACCGCAACCTGCTGCCCGCTAAAGAACCAATTCATAAAGCCCTCAGTAAGCAGTTCCAGGTGGTGCTGCGCAAAGGCTGGGTGGACAGCCGGGCTCTGCATCTGTTTGAGAGCCTCCTCAACATGGGGGGGGTCTTCTGGTTCACCAACAACCTGATCAAG GAGCTTCTGAAAGAGACACGTCAGGAGTGGGCCACGCGGGTGGTGGAGTTGCTCTACAGCATCTTCTGTTTGGACACCCATCAGATCACCCTGACGCTGCTCGGTACCATTTTACCCAACCTGCTCACTGACTCCGCCCACTGGCACAGCCTTTCAGACCCTCCTGGGAAGGCTTTGGCCAA GTTGTCTGTGTGGTGTGCGCTCAGCTCTTTCTCCTCTCACCACAAAGGCCCCCTCTCAGCACGGCAGAGAAAAAGGCAGAGAGAAGACATAGAG GACTACAACAGCCTCTTTCCTCTGGACGATACTCAGCCGTCCAAACTCATGCGGCTGCTGAGCTCCAATGAGGATGAGCCTGCAGCTCTGTCCAGTCCAG GAGATCGATCGATGAGCAGCTCCCTGTCTGCCTCCCAGCTTCACACGGTCAACATGAGGGACCCTCTCAACAGAGTCCTGG CCAACCTGTTCCTCCTGGTTTCCTCCATCTTGGGCTCTAAGATGGCCGGACCTCACACCCAATTTGTGCAGAGTTTTCTGGAGGAATGTGTCGACTGCCTAGAGCAGGGAAGCCGTGGGAGCATCCTGCAGTTCATGCCTTTCACAATG GTCTCTGAGCTGGTGAAGCTGCCCGCTTTGGCCAAACCCAGAATCATCCTGGCTATCACCGACCTGACTCTGCCTCTGGGGAGGAGAGTCGCTGCCAAAGCCATCTCTGCTCTGTAG
- the med24 gene encoding mediator of RNA polymerase II transcription subunit 24 isoform X1, which yields MVFLRMKVVNLKQAILQAWKERWSDHQWAINIKKNFPKGQTWDYLNFAEALMEQAMIGPSPNPLILSYLRYAISSQMVSYSSVLTAISKFDGFSRELCVMSLLEIMDMFCHRLNCHGKAEDCIGLCRALLGVLVWLLQGCAFYCEKLRELGPSPSIEAALKACQERLHHLMSSTKIRALVHIARLEDQGSWGNAEQAVLKVSDGLVNVPNQTLRAKLEESLSLVKSIPLMLSVQSDPPVRASFPSVHAFIMLEGTMNLTGEIQPMVEQLMMIKRMQRIPAPLFILEIWKACFTGLIESPEGTEELKWTAFTFLKIPQVLLRLKKYPQSDKGQDFVEDVNAAFQFLLKLTPLLDKADQRCNCDCLSMLLQECNKLGLLSDPNTENLTSKRTEDREFSPRLKTAENANIQPNPGLILRAEPTVTNILKTVDADHSKSPEGLLGVLGHMLSGKSLDLLLAAAAATGKLKSFARKFIKLNEFPKHISGEGSKSASVRALLFDISFLMLCHVVQTYGSEVILSDPSPSGETPFFETWLQTCMPEEGKTLNPDHPCFRPEPGKVESLVTLLNNSSEMKLVQVKWHEICLSTPAAILEVLNAWENGVLSVEAVQKITDNIKGKVCSMAICAVAWLVAHVRMLGRDEREKPQTMIRQLVTPNFAENTLQFYNERVIIMSSIMEHMCADVFQQTGAVLRAPVEGQEPIPYRNLLPAKEPIHKALSKQFQVVLRKGWVDSRALHLFESLLNMGGVFWFTNNLIKELLKETRQEWATRVVELLYSIFCLDTHQITLTLLGTILPNLLTDSAHWHSLSDPPGKALAKLSVWCALSSFSSHHKGPLSARQRKRQREDIEDYNSLFPLDDTQPSKLMRLLSSNEDEPAALSSPASETNSQTRRCMTQEKLQGPLHFAVKTERDRSMSSSLSASQLHTVNMRDPLNRVLANLFLLVSSILGSKMAGPHTQFVQSFLEECVDCLEQGSRGSILQFMPFTMVSELVKLPALAKPRIILAITDLTLPLGRRVAAKAISAL from the exons ATGGTTTTCCTTAG GATGAAGGTGGTGAATTTGAAACAAGCCATTTTGCAGGCGTGGAAGGAACGATGGAGTGATCACCAGTGGGCCatcaacattaaaaaaaacttcccAAAGGGCCAAACATGGGACTACCTTAATTTTGCTG AGGCACTGATGGAGCAGGCGATGATCGGTCCCTCTCCCAACCCGCTGATTCTGTCTTACCTTAGATATGCTATAAGCTCACAG ATGGTGTCCTATTCCAGCGTACTAACAGCCATCAGCAAG TTTGATGGCTTTTCTCGGGAGCTGTGTGTCATGTCATTGTTGGAGATAATGGACATGTTCTGCCATCGTCTCAA cTGTCACGGAAAAGCAGAGGACTGCATCGGGCTGTGCCGGGCCCTGCTGGGGGTGCTCGTGTGGCTGCTGCAGGGCTGTGCGTTTTACTGCGAGAAGTTAAGAGAGCTGGGCCCGTCTCCCAGCATCGAGGCCGCTCTCAAAGCCTGCCAGGAGAGGCTCCACCACCTGATGAGCAGCACTAAGATCAGAGCTCTGGTCCACATTGCCCGACTGGAGGACCAAG GTTCCTGGGGTAACGCTGAACAAGCAGTGCTCAAGGTGTCTGACGGCCTTGTTAACGTGCCAAACCAAACACTCAGAGCTAAACTAGAGGAAAGCTTGTCTCTAGTTAAAAG CATCCCGCTGATGCTCTCGGTACAAAGTGACCCGCCAGTCCGTGCCTCTTTCCCATCAGTTCATGCTTTCATCATGCTGGAGGGGACCATGAATCTAACGGGGGAGATCCAGCCCATGGTGGAGCAGCTAATGATGATCAAAAGAATGCAG CGAATCCCTGCTCCTCTTTTTATCTTGGAGATATGGAAGGCGTGTTTCACCGGACTCATCGAGTCACCAGAGGGCACAGAAGAGCTGAAATGGACTGCCTTTACTTTCCTCAAA ATCCCACAAGTTCTGCTCAGACTAAAGAAGTATCCTCAGAGTGATAAAGGACAG GATTTTGTTGAGGACGTGAACGCTGCGTTTCAGTTTTTACTTAAACTCACCCCGCTGTTGGACAAAGCAGATCAGAGATGCAA CTGTGACTGCCTCAGCATGCTTCTGCAGGAGTGCAACAAGCTGGGGCTGCTGTCAGACCCAAACACGGAGAACCTCACATCCAAACG CACCGAGGACAGAGAGTTCTCCCCAAGGCTAAAAACAGCAGAAAATGCAAACATCCAACCGAACCCAGGCCTTATCCTGAGAGCTGAGCCCACTGTCACCAATATTCTGAAG ACGGTAGATGCAGACCACTCAAAGTCACCCGAGGGTCTTCTAGGTGTTCTTGGACACATGCTGTCAGGGAAGAGCCTGGATCTGCTTCTGGCAGCGGCGGCGGCCACTGGAAAACTCAAATCGTTTGCCAGGAAATTCATCAA GCTCAATGAGTTTCCAAAGCACATCAGTGGAGAAGGAT CTAAGTCTGCTTCTGTACGAGCCCTGCTTTTTGATATTTCATTCCTCATGCTCTGCCATGTTGTGCAGACATATGGGTCTGAG GTGATCTTGTCAGACCCCAGTCCCTCAGGAGAGACACCCTTTTTTGAAACGTGGCTGCAGACGTGCATGCCTGAAGAGGGCAAGACGCTGAACCCGGACCATCCCTGCTTCAGGCCTGAGCCTGGAAAAGTGGAGAGCCTGGTGACCCTGTTGAACAACTCCTCAGAGATGAAACTAGT TCAAGTGAAGTGGCATGAAATCTGCCTCAGCACTCCGGCAGCTATCCTGGAAGTTCTGAATGCGTGGGAGAATGGCGTCCTCTCTGTGGAGGCTGTGCAG AAGATCACAGACAACATCAAGGGGAAGGTGTGCAGCATGGCCATCTGCGCAGTGGCCTGGCTGGTGGCCCACGTACGGATGCTGGGGAGGGACGAGAGAGAGAAACCTCAGACGATGATCCGACAGCTCGTGACTCCAAATTTTGCGGAAAACACCCTGCAGTTTTATAACGAGCG TGTGATCATAATGAGTTCCATCATGGAGCACATGTGCGCCGATGTTTTCCAACAAACGGGTGCCGTCCTGCGGGCCCCGGTCGAGGGCCAGGAGCCAATCCCCTACCGCAACCTGCTGCCCGCTAAAGAACCAATTCATAAAGCCCTCAGTAAGCAGTTCCAGGTGGTGCTGCGCAAAGGCTGGGTGGACAGCCGGGCTCTGCATCTGTTTGAGAGCCTCCTCAACATGGGGGGGGTCTTCTGGTTCACCAACAACCTGATCAAG GAGCTTCTGAAAGAGACACGTCAGGAGTGGGCCACGCGGGTGGTGGAGTTGCTCTACAGCATCTTCTGTTTGGACACCCATCAGATCACCCTGACGCTGCTCGGTACCATTTTACCCAACCTGCTCACTGACTCCGCCCACTGGCACAGCCTTTCAGACCCTCCTGGGAAGGCTTTGGCCAA GTTGTCTGTGTGGTGTGCGCTCAGCTCTTTCTCCTCTCACCACAAAGGCCCCCTCTCAGCACGGCAGAGAAAAAGGCAGAGAGAAGACATAGAG GACTACAACAGCCTCTTTCCTCTGGACGATACTCAGCCGTCCAAACTCATGCGGCTGCTGAGCTCCAATGAGGATGAGCCTGCAGCTCTGTCCAGTCCAG CTTCGGAGACAAATTCCCAGACAAGACGTTGCATGACTCAGGAAAAACTTCAAGGCCCTTTACACTTTGCTGTCAAGACTGAAA GAGATCGATCGATGAGCAGCTCCCTGTCTGCCTCCCAGCTTCACACGGTCAACATGAGGGACCCTCTCAACAGAGTCCTGG CCAACCTGTTCCTCCTGGTTTCCTCCATCTTGGGCTCTAAGATGGCCGGACCTCACACCCAATTTGTGCAGAGTTTTCTGGAGGAATGTGTCGACTGCCTAGAGCAGGGAAGCCGTGGGAGCATCCTGCAGTTCATGCCTTTCACAATG GTCTCTGAGCTGGTGAAGCTGCCCGCTTTGGCCAAACCCAGAATCATCCTGGCTATCACCGACCTGACTCTGCCTCTGGGGAGGAGAGTCGCTGCCAAAGCCATCTCTGCTCTGTAG
- the med24 gene encoding mediator of RNA polymerase II transcription subunit 24 isoform X7 gives MVFLRMKVVNLKQAILQAWKERWSDHQWAINIKKNFPKGQTWDYLNFAEALMEQAMIGPSPNPLILSYLRYAISSQMVSYSSVLTAISKFDGFSRELCVMSLLEIMDMFCHRLNCHGKAEDCIGLCRALLGVLVWLLQGCAFYCEKLRELGPSPSIEAALKACQERLHHLMSSTKIRALVHIARLEDQGSWGNAEQAVLKVSDGLVNVPNQTLRAKLEESLSLVKSIPLMLSVQSDPPVRASFPSVHAFIMLEGTMNLTGEIQPMVEQLMMIKRMQRIPAPLFILEIWKACFTGLIESPEGTEELKWTAFTFLKIPQVLLRLKKYPQSDKGQDFVEDVNAAFQFLLKLTPLLDKADQRCNCDCLSMLLQECNKLGLLSDPNTENLTSKRTEDREFSPRLKTAENANIQPNPGLILRAEPTVTNILKTVDADHSKSPEGLLGVLGHMLSGKSLDLLLAAAAATGKLKSFARKFIKLNEFPKHISGEGSKSASVRALLFDISFLMLCHVVQTYGSEVILSDPSPSGETPFFETWLQTCMPEEGKTLNPDHPCFRPEPGKVESLVTLLNNSSEMKLVQVKWHEICLSTPAAILEVLNAWENGVLSVEAVQKITDNIKGKVCSMAICAVAWLVAHVRMLGRDEREKPQTMIRQLVTPNFAENTLQFYNERVIIMSSIMEHMCADVFQQTGAVLRAPVEGQEPIPYRNLLPAKEPIHKALSKQFQVVLRKGWVDSRALHLFESLLNMGGVFWFTNNLIKELLKETRQEWATRVVELLYSIFCLDTHQITLTLLGTILPNLLTDSAHWHSLSDPPGKALAKLSVWCALSSFSSHHKGPLSARQRKRQREDIEDYNSLFPLDDTQPSKLMRLLSSNEDEPAALSSPGDRSMSSSLSASQLHTVNMRDPLNRVLGSSSSTG, from the exons ATGGTTTTCCTTAG GATGAAGGTGGTGAATTTGAAACAAGCCATTTTGCAGGCGTGGAAGGAACGATGGAGTGATCACCAGTGGGCCatcaacattaaaaaaaacttcccAAAGGGCCAAACATGGGACTACCTTAATTTTGCTG AGGCACTGATGGAGCAGGCGATGATCGGTCCCTCTCCCAACCCGCTGATTCTGTCTTACCTTAGATATGCTATAAGCTCACAG ATGGTGTCCTATTCCAGCGTACTAACAGCCATCAGCAAG TTTGATGGCTTTTCTCGGGAGCTGTGTGTCATGTCATTGTTGGAGATAATGGACATGTTCTGCCATCGTCTCAA cTGTCACGGAAAAGCAGAGGACTGCATCGGGCTGTGCCGGGCCCTGCTGGGGGTGCTCGTGTGGCTGCTGCAGGGCTGTGCGTTTTACTGCGAGAAGTTAAGAGAGCTGGGCCCGTCTCCCAGCATCGAGGCCGCTCTCAAAGCCTGCCAGGAGAGGCTCCACCACCTGATGAGCAGCACTAAGATCAGAGCTCTGGTCCACATTGCCCGACTGGAGGACCAAG GTTCCTGGGGTAACGCTGAACAAGCAGTGCTCAAGGTGTCTGACGGCCTTGTTAACGTGCCAAACCAAACACTCAGAGCTAAACTAGAGGAAAGCTTGTCTCTAGTTAAAAG CATCCCGCTGATGCTCTCGGTACAAAGTGACCCGCCAGTCCGTGCCTCTTTCCCATCAGTTCATGCTTTCATCATGCTGGAGGGGACCATGAATCTAACGGGGGAGATCCAGCCCATGGTGGAGCAGCTAATGATGATCAAAAGAATGCAG CGAATCCCTGCTCCTCTTTTTATCTTGGAGATATGGAAGGCGTGTTTCACCGGACTCATCGAGTCACCAGAGGGCACAGAAGAGCTGAAATGGACTGCCTTTACTTTCCTCAAA ATCCCACAAGTTCTGCTCAGACTAAAGAAGTATCCTCAGAGTGATAAAGGACAG GATTTTGTTGAGGACGTGAACGCTGCGTTTCAGTTTTTACTTAAACTCACCCCGCTGTTGGACAAAGCAGATCAGAGATGCAA CTGTGACTGCCTCAGCATGCTTCTGCAGGAGTGCAACAAGCTGGGGCTGCTGTCAGACCCAAACACGGAGAACCTCACATCCAAACG CACCGAGGACAGAGAGTTCTCCCCAAGGCTAAAAACAGCAGAAAATGCAAACATCCAACCGAACCCAGGCCTTATCCTGAGAGCTGAGCCCACTGTCACCAATATTCTGAAG ACGGTAGATGCAGACCACTCAAAGTCACCCGAGGGTCTTCTAGGTGTTCTTGGACACATGCTGTCAGGGAAGAGCCTGGATCTGCTTCTGGCAGCGGCGGCGGCCACTGGAAAACTCAAATCGTTTGCCAGGAAATTCATCAA GCTCAATGAGTTTCCAAAGCACATCAGTGGAGAAGGAT CTAAGTCTGCTTCTGTACGAGCCCTGCTTTTTGATATTTCATTCCTCATGCTCTGCCATGTTGTGCAGACATATGGGTCTGAG GTGATCTTGTCAGACCCCAGTCCCTCAGGAGAGACACCCTTTTTTGAAACGTGGCTGCAGACGTGCATGCCTGAAGAGGGCAAGACGCTGAACCCGGACCATCCCTGCTTCAGGCCTGAGCCTGGAAAAGTGGAGAGCCTGGTGACCCTGTTGAACAACTCCTCAGAGATGAAACTAGT TCAAGTGAAGTGGCATGAAATCTGCCTCAGCACTCCGGCAGCTATCCTGGAAGTTCTGAATGCGTGGGAGAATGGCGTCCTCTCTGTGGAGGCTGTGCAG AAGATCACAGACAACATCAAGGGGAAGGTGTGCAGCATGGCCATCTGCGCAGTGGCCTGGCTGGTGGCCCACGTACGGATGCTGGGGAGGGACGAGAGAGAGAAACCTCAGACGATGATCCGACAGCTCGTGACTCCAAATTTTGCGGAAAACACCCTGCAGTTTTATAACGAGCG TGTGATCATAATGAGTTCCATCATGGAGCACATGTGCGCCGATGTTTTCCAACAAACGGGTGCCGTCCTGCGGGCCCCGGTCGAGGGCCAGGAGCCAATCCCCTACCGCAACCTGCTGCCCGCTAAAGAACCAATTCATAAAGCCCTCAGTAAGCAGTTCCAGGTGGTGCTGCGCAAAGGCTGGGTGGACAGCCGGGCTCTGCATCTGTTTGAGAGCCTCCTCAACATGGGGGGGGTCTTCTGGTTCACCAACAACCTGATCAAG GAGCTTCTGAAAGAGACACGTCAGGAGTGGGCCACGCGGGTGGTGGAGTTGCTCTACAGCATCTTCTGTTTGGACACCCATCAGATCACCCTGACGCTGCTCGGTACCATTTTACCCAACCTGCTCACTGACTCCGCCCACTGGCACAGCCTTTCAGACCCTCCTGGGAAGGCTTTGGCCAA GTTGTCTGTGTGGTGTGCGCTCAGCTCTTTCTCCTCTCACCACAAAGGCCCCCTCTCAGCACGGCAGAGAAAAAGGCAGAGAGAAGACATAGAG GACTACAACAGCCTCTTTCCTCTGGACGATACTCAGCCGTCCAAACTCATGCGGCTGCTGAGCTCCAATGAGGATGAGCCTGCAGCTCTGTCCAGTCCAG GAGATCGATCGATGAGCAGCTCCCTGTCTGCCTCCCAGCTTCACACGGTCAACATGAGGGACCCTCTCAACAGAGTCCTGG gcagcagtagctcaacaggttga